The sequence AGCAACTGGTTATCCTGCTGTTTTTTACGAAGGTTACTTTCGCTCAAAAGATAAACCGGTTCTTCTACAAAGATTCTACAGCTTTTTACCTGAAGTACGACACAGTGTATTTGAATAAAATTATTCCTGGCGAATTTAACACTGCTATTCATCTTGCGTTACAGTATTATCCTGAACTTTACGGGGCAGAAATAAAGTTCAGAATCAAAAAAACTATTTCACCACTTGCCGCAAGGCCAACATTCTGGGCAATTTTCAGAAGACCCTCTAAAAGAAAATATCTTATAACCATTAGTAATTCTACACTGGTAAAACTGACCCCTATTCTATTGAAAAATTTAACTTTCAATTCTCAGGTTGGAGTTATTGGTCACGAATTAGCACATATATCCTTTTACCAATCTAAAAGAGGCAGGTACTTTATGAAACTACTTTTAATGCATCTGAGTCGGAGAGCTATTGATACATTTGAATGCGACACAGACAAAAGGTGTATCGATCACGGTTTGGGTTTTCAGTTATTGAGTTGGAGTAAGGAAGTTAGGGTCAAACTTGTCTTGAAGCAATGGGGCGGTTCAAATTCTCCAGAAGGAAAGCGAGAGCGCTACATGAATCCGGAAACAATTAGTAAGTATATGAGTGCCCTGCCCGTTTACTTTTAAAGGTAAAGTAATTAAAATGTCGGTTAGGTGACAATTTAAAATGAAGTTAATGTTGTTCTTTGTACAAATAATAACCAGGCTACAATTTATGAGCGAACAGCAGGTTCAAACCAAAGGACACTCTTAAACGGATCCTGGCAGGTTGGTGTCACCTTTGGCAATAATTAGTTCACTCATGATTTTTTAGTTATGCATCACAAGTTCATTCAAAAAAAATAATTATGTCAAAATACTTATCACTACTGGTATCCTTCTTACTAACTGTATCAGGACTTTCGGCTCAAGCCCCTGGAGTTGAAAAGAAACGTTATAACTACAATCATAATTTTGATCTGGCATTCTCAACCAATGGTAATCAATCATCAGGAGCACTGTCGTGGGTAAAGTTTCATTCCATCTCTAAAAAAAAACGCTTTAAGATTGGATATGGTATTCGTTTTACCTCGCAGGCCGGAAAAAATTTAAACTATGTAACTGCCCCCGCAATACTAACTTCTAAAGAAACCGGGCCGCAGGTTCTATTTTCTAAAATATATTACGAAAACGTAGATACGTTTTTTGTTTCAAGGGCTCAAAACAATCTTTTAAATGTGAGTATCAATTTACAATATACCATTAAAGGAAAACTTGATATTGGCTTTAATATTGATGCAGCTGGATTTTCCTTTGGAGGAAGTACCACCGGAAAATATATTGCCTACCAATCTGACGAGAGTGAGACTTTTCATACAGCCTCTCCAACCCGCTACAACCTTTTGCTGGTAAGCGATAACGATATAGGAGGGTTAAATTCAGAAGTGTATTTTAGATATTGGTTTCATGAAAAATGGGCGATAAGAGCTGGAGCATCATTTCTGTTTACAGAATATACAACAAAAAATAAACTACGTTTAAATAATGATCGTTGGAGAAATAAATCACTGATGGGTTTAGTTGGCATTACATTCTCTCCTTTCAGATAATGCGATGAAAAAAATAGTGTTTATAGTTTTAAGCATAGTTGGTTTTGGATTTATTTCTAAAACAAGTACAATGCAAAACGAAGAATGGATTGTAAATTCTTCGAGCGTTAAATTCAAAATTAAGAATGCAGGATTTACGATTGATGGCACATTTAGTGGCTTCATCGCGAAAATATTTTTCGACCCGGCTAAAGGATATGGTAATTCAATGGCTGCCACTATAGAATCCAGATCAGTAAATACAGGCAATGAAAGCCGGGATGATCATTTGAAGAAAACTGAGTATTTTGATGTTGCCACCTTTCCAACTATCAGCATGAAAGCTACACTGTTTGAAAAAGAAGCCGACGGCAGTTTCAGAGGGTATTTTAAACTATTTATAAAAGGCAAAACCAGATATGTTCTTGTTCCTTTCACATTTACAGAAAAAGAAGGAAAAGCAATCATCAAAGGAGCATTTATTATTAATCGGCTAGACCTTGGGGTTGGCGAATCGAGCAGGATTTTATCTGATAACGCCACCATAACAATTGCCGTGAATGCTACAAAAAAATAAGATGTTAAAACAAGAAGCCATAAAACAACTTTTGAGCGTGCAATCTATTTTGTCGCAAATTAAAGACGAAGACTACACTTCTGCACTTACAACGCTTAAGGGCGCCTCGATTGGAAAACATATCAGACATATTGTAGAATTTTATGAGTGTTTACTCTTTAATACGGGTAACACTATTGTAAATTACGATACACGAAAAAGAAATCTTCTTTTAGAAGAAAATGTGAAGTACACGGAAGATTTTATTACTGAAATCATTGACACTTTAATGAAAATAGAAGGCAATACAAGAGTTCTGCTGGTGTCGAACTACCAGGATCAAAATATAACTATGGAGTCATCCGTTTATAGAGAAATCACCTACAATATTGAACATACAGTACATCATTTGGCCATCATAAGTATTGTTATCCCACTGCATTTCAATTACATTAATTTATCTGCAAACTTCGGATATGCCGATTCAACTATTCAGTATTTAAAATCTCACAAGGTAATTTAACAGAGTATGTGTACAGTTACGTATTTACCATTTAATCAAAGAGAATTTATACTCACTTCTAATAGAGATGAAGACGTAGGCAGGTTATCAGCTTTGCCAGTTCAGGAGTATGTGGTTAATAACAGAAGAATCTTTTTTCCAAAAGATCAAAAAGCCAACGGTACCTGGATAGCTTATGATGTAAAAGGCTACACACTTTGTTTGTTGAACGGAGCAAAAAAAGCACATATACCCAAATCAACTTACAAAAAAAGCAGGGGCTTAATGATGTTAGACTTTTATTTTTACAACGAACCAGAAGAGTTCGCAAAACTTTATGATTTTAAAGGAATAGAACCCTTCACTCTTATTCTTGCTTATTCTTGCTCAAATACCGAGAAAGTAAAACTTTACGAATTAAAGTGGGATGAAGAAAAAGTAGAACTAATAACACACGATTCCTCTCTGCCACAAATTTGGTCTTCAGTTACATTATATAGCAATGAAGTAATTGAAGAAAGAAAAAAATGGTTTGAAGTTTGGTTAAGTAAAAACACTGCTTATACACCAGAGACAATTTTATTTTTTCATCACTTTGGCGGCAATGGTTCCAGCGACAACGATTTGATAATTAATAGAAGTACAAAAAAAACCGTTAGTATTTGCTGCATTCATAAAAATTTATCTCACACAGATATTATTTATGAAGACATTATTAATAAAAATCTTCATAAAAGTAAAGTAATTAATTGTTAATGAGACTACCATTATTTATTGCAAAATTCAGCAGGTACGAGTACTGGCCCTGGTGGTTATTTTACCTGCCTATACTTCCTTATTGGTTCTATCTGGCCTTAAAAAATAAATCCCTCGCCTATTTCACCGCAGCTAATCCTGGAATAGAGCTGGGTGGTTTTTATGGCGAAAGCAAAACAGAAATTTTAGATTTGATAGACAAAAAATATTTACCAAAAGCTGTTGCTGTTGACAATTCTATTGATTTTATATCTATGTTACATCAAATGAAGAAACTTGGCCTGGGCTATCCGGTAATTGCAAAGCCTGATGTAGGCGAAAGAGGAAATCATGTCACCTTAATTCACGACCAAAAAGAGCTTATCCTTTATAATGTAAAATCAAAAACGAAATACATCATTCAAGAGTATATTGATTACACGATTGAATTGGGAGTTTTATATAGTAGAATGCCCGATTCTCAAAAAGGAAAAGTAAGCTCAATCACTTTAAAGGAATTCTTGAGTGTTACCGGAGATGGGAGATCCACCATTAAAGAATTAATGCAAAAAAGTCTGCGGGCAAGATTTCAAATTGAACGTTTAAGTAAGGAGCTTGAGAACAAAATGAAAATTGTTCTTAAAGAGGGGGAAGTAAAATTACTGGAACCGATTGGTAACCATTGCAGGGGAACAAAATTTATTGACAATAATTTTTTAATTAACGAAAAATTAAATGCCGTATTTGACAAGGTATGCATACCCATTAAAGGTTTCTACTATGGTAGATTTGATTTGAAGGTAAAGAGCATTGAGGATTTGTATCGGGGAGAAAATATCCGGATTATGGAGCTCAATGGCGCAAGTTCAGAGCCCGGCCATATTTACGATCCCTCTTTAACTCTTCATAAGGCTTATAAAGATTTAGTAAGCCACTGGAAACGCTTAGCCGATATATCAAAAGGCAACATGCAATTAGGCGTTAAGCCTGTTTCATTTCTACTGATCATTAAGAGTTATTGGAAGTTTGTGGTTCTAAAAAAAAATAAATAGTAGTATCTTGTCACATAAGGTACTTTTAGGAAAGAGTAAATTTTACCAGCCGTTTTTAATGCTTTTACAAATCATCAGCACTACTTTTCGTAAACCTTAAATAGTCTCTCAAAAGATAAGTTTTAACTGTGTAATACAATGTAGTGCCAACTAGTAAAAGGCGAATGCCTTTTCCAATCAGCCATATCACTGACAAAGAAAAAATATCTTCTCTGTACTTTTCCAAATCGCCAAAAAAAAGTTTGAGGTTTAATTGAGTAATTATTAATACGGTGATTGCAATCGAAAAGAAACCATAACTACCTGCAACTTTTAGCATTTGCTTTCCTTTGGGTTTGTTGATTTAAAATAGAGTATCCAAATAATGATCACTGCTATTTGCGTAAAAGGTACATAGTAATAAATTTGATTAGTAATTATAAAGTAGCCCTGCCAACTTTTAAGCGCCCTATATGAATTCAATTGATTCGGACCCAGGACCATTTCCTCATAAAGATTTCCAAAAAACAAGTGAGCTAAGAAAAATATTGAAAAACCTAAGAGACCTTTAAATGTTTTTGTTTTCATTTGATGATATTAAAGGATGCACAAAATTAGCTTCAATGCATGCCGACAAAATTATCAAATGGCAATTAATGACTTATTTAATACCTTTTCTAAGTCGGCTTAATGAGGTTTGAATGATACCTAAATAAGAGGCAAGTTATTTTAATGGCACCCTCTGTAAAAGATCAGACTGTTTCTTCATGGTCAGATAACGTTCCTCCGCTGTCATAGTTTGGTAGCTAAGTATGCCATTTATAACTTTAAGAAAAGCATCTTCCCAAATTTGTCTGCCAAACTGTTGAGTCCTTTTTTTACGACAAATCTGTCTTTTTCAATTGTTCACTGTTCAAAATGGGCAAGTATAGTTTGCAAATCCTTCTCTGAAATATCAATGCGTGATTTTATAAAGGCTGTTAGCTCTGTCATGAATTTGAATTACATAAATTTATTCACCTTTATAAATAAGATCTTTTAGGTCTTCACCTTTTTTGTTCACGTGCAGGTCGTGGTGATAATTATCCAGCTTTTTAAGCAGGTAGGCTAATTGCATTTTTTCGCTGGTGGTCAAATCACCGGGTATGACTTTACTAACTAAGCTCATATTTTGAAACACACTAAATAACACCCCTCTGCCTTTCTCAGTTAATTGCACAAGTTGGCTCCTCTGATCCCCTGGATTATCAAACTGCTCTATCAAATTATTTTTCAGAAGTCGTTTAATAGTTTCCATACCTGTTGTTTTTTCCTGCACACTTTTATTGATTAAATCAATTTTACTCAATCTATTAAAATTTAATAAGGTGGCCAGGTAAGTAAACTCATCTGTTGTTTTAAGCTCTGAATTTTTCAAAGCTTTTTTTGTGTACTGCTTTGCGTAGCGGTACAAATAAGTAATATTTTGTGAGATCGCTATTTCTATTGTACTGGGAGTATCGTGAATTTTGACACGTTCGTCTCTTTCCGCTGCTGTTTCATCACCGCTCATTAAATGATTACTTTCAAATTGCCTCACGTCAGAGCTTGCTAAAAAGTTTACAAATCCATTTAAATCAATTTGTTTTTTATCCACGGCTGACTCCTCGTAACTATGAAGTTTTTCTAATACTACTTTTAACAACGC is a genomic window of Sphingobacteriaceae bacterium containing:
- a CDS encoding MarR family transcriptional regulator; this translates as MDYALLKVVLEKLHSYEESAVDKKQIDLNGFVNFLASSDVRQFESNHLMSGDETAAERDERVKIHDTPSTIEIAISQNITYLYRYAKQYTKKALKNSELKTTDEFTYLATLLNFNRLSKIDLINKSVQEKTTGMETIKRLLKNNLIEQFDNPGDQRSQLVQLTEKGRGVLFSVFQNMSLVSKVIPGDLTTSEKMQLAYLLKKLDNYHHDLHVNKKGEDLKDLIYKGE